Genomic DNA from Schistocerca serialis cubense isolate TAMUIC-IGC-003099 chromosome 5, iqSchSeri2.2, whole genome shotgun sequence:
tagttgtcaataacagtattattttttgaattttgggcAAGTCAATATTATTCAGttccttttctgaaaactttcatataattttatacacagtatgttatatttcaggctaaaatttatgaaaaggaattactttataaaatattttagtcccgatgttataatcaataagtactagttctaaatgtgcagttaaaattatttttttagtaaCATTTAGAATTATGAAttactggcacacttaaaatttctattattaattaaacaatcctgtactgtttactatatttatttctggattcatttatgaaataataatcaaaattaatagtTTTAGGGAACTTAgtagaaatttatttgttaaaaaagtttgtaaaccctttggaatattcttatttctgcagagtgtgagagtcgtaagcatgcctctgatgcgattggacgtatttttgtgcgaacaatgtaattttagcttcgttaatgtgaaaaatcaaaatactgtatgatatactaatatgtgaaataatatatttacatgaaaaaaaaaaaaaatgctgcgacAACAATCTTctgatttatttagttcaaaccaactatGAGGACCTTACGTGAGATTttttagcttcaagaatcagaccccgaGACAAGAACAAATGGAGTcacctcaacatgacaagctaagtaaactagaaagtttattgtcaTCTTTGCTCCCCTCATCGCTTAatatggacaatagatggaagtagaaaggagggggggggggggggggggggggagattacaaccttcccacaacatttctatgtattatttccaatttaagttgttcataattgtagttcctaggtatttagttgaatttaaggccttcagatttgactgatttatcgtgtaaccaaagtttaacaaactccttttaggactcatgtggataccacacacttttaattatttctctTTTTTGCTCTGTGAGATACTGAGTTAAAAGTCCCATGAAAATAAACTTGGACATTGTAAATAAATCAGGGTATGTAATTTTTTCCCTTAGTTTCAGTGTAGGTTTTAGTTCCACAATATAAGATACCACATTCATAAACAGTGATCACATTCCAACACATAAAAATTGGCTGTTCAGAAAGTGAcgctcaaaccccccccccccccccccccccccccccccccccccccccccccccccccccccccacacacacacacacactgtggctCTGTAATTCTAACCATGGCAGACTCTCCTTAAATGACACGTACCTTTCGTTGTGGCACAACGATGTACAGCTTGTCCACGATAAGTTGACAATTCATGTGGTGGCTATTGAGAACAGTAGGTGGAATGCATTACCCCCACATTAGGATGACTGAGGGGAGAGAAGTGGTGAGGAGAAGGCAGTGTCAGCTGTTTCCCACAGGACTGGCAACATTACCCATAACAATACCTACAGTACTACTTTGTGTCTAGGGGAAGTGTAATGTTGGTAGCACTCTGAGACATATGAATATCTTTCAAACAGTGACAATTTTCTCTGCTTTTGGCAGCATCAGTAAAATCATCATGTTAGTGTGGACAAGCTGTACATTAACATCGTTGTGTTAAGTAAACAGAgtacaacatattttgcagactgaAGATGCCTAAACAATCACAAAAACCTCCAAAAATGAAATCTGTTAAACGCTGGAATTAAGTCATAAGTGAGTTTCATAAAACTTCAACAATGTAATATCATACCTGCCTGTCCATAAGTCTGAAATGGAATGTCTGTGGCGTATCATTTGGTCGTTGTAGATGTCGTATAATTAATGTTCCTGAAACATCAGCACTCACACCAGTACTTAGAGGCAATACTGAAACTGCTGTATCTGATGAATGAATCAGGGCAGCTGCTAGAAGAGATGACAGTGTGTCTGCACCTGCAGCATGTGTGAGAACTGCCATGGATGCCAATTTTAGAGTACGAAGACGGCTCAAGAAACTTATTACTTGCTGCAAATCCCAGCCGACATCAAGCAGCACACTTACATCATCCAATATTAGGCTCAAGTGAGATATACCAGAAACTTGTGCCGCTGAAATGACCTTAATTACCTGTGAAGAAAAATACATGACTTCAGAACTAaccaaaaaaaattatgatatgtTACCAATATCAATACCAATGTAAACAGAGTACCAGTGATCTTAAAAAGCAAAATCAATTTGAATGAAACTCATTTAAGGGTCCTATTTCTTTATTCTGTAATTTCTTGACTTAATGCTTATATGTCCTCAGCTGTACCACAATTCCTGTAGTTAAAATGCTCCAAGTAAATAATGAGAATTTTCAGGATGCCAATGCAATACTGAAGTGCATTTGTCTGCTACCCACtgttcaatataaaaaaaattattaactgtctctgtgttactgttattagatTTTTCTTCTTCTAGTGAAGAATAACACTGTttgacatgggttctatttctgatattaaagtatgtgcttctagaccattttaccatgggaaattcaaatatgtaaacaaaatatcgttgtcagggatactttttatgtaatatgtatatatatgtatattcacaattcatggcaaacacagagacgttatggAGAAATACGGGTATgatgccgcatccagtagtgatagaacatgataatttcttgtgcaacagcaggtggggaGAATCTGACATCATTAGGTtgcccccgccacacctatgtcattaagaccacctgaaacatctcattaactcgaatgACGACAgtcggtcgctgcctcggcagtaaagcttcacgcctcctaggggcaggtgcatcgagtttacaacagtggtgtcagctgcaatttgtgtcagtcttaaggagtgggtgttttggctgacaagtaactgtctgtcatatttccaagcacggttgaattttttagttcctgtgtgtaaactgattgagcctggtgctgaaggtaaaacgactgcttgtttttacacatcagcgttcctctaattccctactattaatttaatacaagtgtattaccaaagtggtatttttaaatttgcagaaatgccacgtcgtcgtcgatgtcgatataagccggacaacttctgctacatctctgggaagttcacttttgccagaaataggaagaaaatttcttcagtcataaagaaagcatacaaacattactttggagtagaggtaggagaccaagataaagaatgggcaccacatttctgttgtgctacatgttactgcaaactaattcagtggtgcaaaggtaaagagaatgcggcattgtttgctgttcccatggtgtggagggagcctaaggaccatgttactgattgttatttcggtctaacaaaaattcagggttttacaaacaaaaagtcgaagaggcacattgtttacccagatctgccttcagcgagaaaaCCAGTGCAGCATTCCAACAACCTTCCAGttccttcaagagctcgaggtcaaattccgagtgacagtgaaataagtagtactgaagaaatcacagatgatgattctttatatcactgcacaagtgagtcatcgccacatttgttaacacaggcagatttaaatgatttagtacgtgatctaggaatAAGTAAACAAAAGACGCAGCTGCTTGGTTCGAGactacaagagtataatctactgcaccaaagtactaaaatcagtgtgttcaggcacagagaacatgcctttatttcttatttttcaactgacgaagcactgacattttgcaatgacgttgctggcctgatggaagtgctgaacttcacttatatttcacaggcgtggagacttttcatagatgcatcgaaaacaagtctgaagggtgttttgctccataacggaaataaaataccctctgttccagtagcttacgctagtttgacaaaagagaattacaaattcgtacaaaggatgctaaattcattaaaatacaatgaacacaaatggaaaatatgtgcagatttcaaggtaattgctatggtactgggaatgcaacaaggctacacaaagtatgcctgttttctttgtgaGTGGGATAatcgagaccgaaattctcactacgtgaaaaggAAATGGCCTAGGCAAAGATGGAAAGTtgacgaaaagaatgtacaacgtgaaagtctggtagctcctgaatatatactacttccaccgcttcacatcaaacttggcccgATGGAAaaaattcgtgaaggccatggatccaacaggctgtgggtttgcatatctagctaccaaattcccccatctttcagctgcaaaaataaaggaagatgtatttgtgggcccacaaatcagggagctgcagaaagatgcatattttgaagcatgtttaactgtgataaagaaaaaaccgtgtgggactgtttcaagatggaaagcaatggtgaaggatatgatcaaagcaaatcaggatttggggtgcaatatgtctttgaaggtacatatgatggactctcatctggactacttcacagagagttgtagtgacgtatcggatgaacaaaGGGAAAGATTCCATAacgacatttctaccatagaaaggcgctatgaagggaagtgggtaccttctatgttagcagattattgctggaatatcattcgagagaagaaagattcacaatacaagagaaaaaagtgatgtgcattacaaggcagtggctcattgtttgtcaattttctgtaatttctcatgtcaaataaatgattcaaagtgtatacacaaaggttactgtgttatatgttagatcccacccttcattaatgtgatgaacttataacatcataaagatgtgcatttgtttgtcgaatttcacctcacgtttgctgcactatatcagaaactgaaaagagaaataaaattgcgattactcataaactatccctgacagaagaaaaccaaaaacagttttcaattcagctctcaaaatacaactaggatcacaatattttttatcagaaatataaaaaagtttttttttttttttttttttttttttttttttttttttttttttttttttttttttgtagaacagtatcATTACTCCCATGCACTCTAGAATGTAAAAAGCCTAGAAGGGAAGAAGGAGGCACAATGAAACAAAATGACAGTtccatgggttgagagggtattcatgttatttcagtaattacaaaatcaagtcagatttacaaagaatttAGCATTTTGCATCCAAAAATTTCTACTATTTCCTCAAAAATTCTGTGTGTTGTTGTATTTCTCTCATCCTCCATTCTTCTTAATTGTCTATGAAGTACCTAGTCTGAAATGTACTTTTGACACatcttcaatgatgatgatgatgatgatgatgacgataaataATGACAGAAAACATTGTATCCCTAGTAAAATGAACATATAGGAACAGTATGATGTATTTGATACCTGTGAGAAAAGGTCATCAGGAGAGCAACCTGAAATGCTGCCCAGCTGTGAAAGGGCATCAACAAAATATAAAGCTGCATGTGTTTCTGGTTTGGGGACACCAAGACGTGCCAACACATTACGGTGGTGCACTGGGGTATGCATCAAGCATACAAGGCAAACAGCACGATCACCTGACAGCAAGTCTCGTGCAGCCAGACAGTCCAGTACTGTGCATCCTGATCCATCAGAGCCATGTTTCTCTACTACAGCTGTTAAACATTCAGAAACTTCTGGGCCTAGTACTGCACAGACATCAGCTGACATCTGCAAAGAATGAATACATTTGtccacaaatcctccaaaaatgtgaatgaattatATTTATAAGAGGTTAATAATATGTAACAATAATAGTCATAAAAAGCACTTTCTCACAAATGAACCTCATAAGGTAGTTACACATTATTTATGTCTTTGGTCTCTGAAATTCTCAGCTTTTATGACTCTTAACTGTCAGGTAACTCAGCAAGTGTTAGAACACACAACATCGCAATGAGGCCAAAAATGTTCAAACCACTTACAATAAATCTGTAGTAACAAAATGGTTGTGTTAGATCAAGAGGCATTTTTTGCTGCCTGGAGCAGCATAACACAAGCTTTTAATGATGGTATCAATGAGAGCTGAATATAAGTTGCCTTCCAcagctagattagattagattagattaatacttgttccatagatcatgagtacgacacttcgtaatgatgtggaatgtgtcaggttaataaaagatgtctgtacaagatattacattacacaaaatattgcatgacactaatgtttaagttaggtttttttcccctcccttaatttatatcgaaaaattcagccaatgagtagaaggagttgtcatctagaaattcttttaatttatttttaaatgttggttgactatctgtcaggcatttgatgctgtttggtaggtgaccaaagactttagtggcagcataatttacccctttctgtgccaaagtcagatttaaccctgcatagtgaagatcatcctttctcctggtgttatagctatggacactgctattacttttgaattgggttggattattaacaacaaatttcagaagtgaatatatatactgtgaggatccctagattgttaaatagatgtctgcaggatgaccgtgggtgggctccagcaattattctgattacacgtttttgagcaatgaatacttttctactcaacgatgaattaccccagaatatgatgccatacgaaagcagtgaatgaaagtaggcatagtatgctaacttactgagattcttatcaccaaaatttgcaataaccctaatagcatacttAGCTGAGCTAAgatgtttcagcagaccatcaatgtgttgcttccagtttaacctctcatcaatggacacacctaaaaattttgaaaattctaccttagctacagacttttgttcaaagtctatatttattactggagttgtgccatttactgtatggaactgtatatactgtgttttatcaaaatttaaagagagtccgtttgctgagaaccacttaataattttgttaaaaacatcatttacaattacatcacttagttcttggtttttggatgttattactatacttgtatcatcagcaaaaagaactaactttgcatcttcatcaatgtggaatggtaagtcaaaatgtatatcaagaacagtaaaggacctaagaccgaaccctgtgggaccccgtacttgatagcccccccagtttgaggaatcagctgttgttttaacattacatgaaccacttatttcaactttctgcattcttccagttaagtatgaattaaaccatttgtgcactgtccccctcaagccataatgatttagcttatctaaaagagttccatgatttacacaatcaaaggcctttgagagatcacaaaaaataccaatgggtgatgtccggttattcagagcatttaatatttgatcagtgaaagcgtatatagcattttctgttgaaaagcctttctgaaaaccaaactgacattttgttaatactttatctttacaaatatgggagactactcttgaatacattactttctcaaaaatttttgatagagctgtcagaagagagattgggcgatagttgttgatatccgacgtatccccctttttatgcaatggttttacaatggcatatttcagtctatcagggaaaacaccctgctccaaagagctattacatacgtggctgagaatcctacttatctatgGGGAACAATCT
This window encodes:
- the LOC126481431 gene encoding uncharacterized protein LOC126481431, yielding MSADVCAVLGPEVSECLTAVVEKHGSDGSGCTVLDCLAARDLLSGDRAVCLVCLMHTPVHHRNVLARLGVPKPETHAALYFVDALSQLGSISGCSPDDLFSQVIKVISAAQVSGISHLSLILDDVSVLLDVGWDLQQVISFLSRLRTLKLASMAVLTHAAGADTLSSLLAAALIHSSDTAVSVLPLSTGVSADVSGTLIIRHLQRPNDTPQTFHFRLMDRQVKVFAPGSIR